One segment of Candidatus Eremiobacteraceae bacterium DNA contains the following:
- a CDS encoding DUF2203 domain-containing protein: MKIFRLEEATALLPIIKPLLEQVTRRRRDYAIAMLEAEVARGFAATPSEGRDSLVMRREARELHEEIGARIEAIQRHGCIVKDLDLGLVDFPALRGGQLVNLCWQMDEPSIAHWHGVEEGFAARKPLSRRRTT; this comes from the coding sequence GTGAAGATATTCAGGCTTGAAGAGGCGACGGCGCTGTTGCCCATCATCAAGCCGCTGCTGGAACAGGTGACGCGCCGGCGGCGCGACTACGCCATCGCGATGCTCGAGGCCGAGGTCGCGCGCGGCTTTGCCGCGACGCCGAGCGAAGGACGCGACTCGTTGGTGATGCGCCGCGAAGCGCGCGAGCTGCACGAGGAGATCGGCGCGCGCATCGAAGCGATCCAACGGCACGGCTGCATCGTCAAAGATCTGGATCTGGGACTGGTGGACTTTCCCGCGTTGCGCGGCGGACAACTCGTGAACCTGTGCTGGCAGATGGATGAGCCGTCAATCGCGCATTGGCATGGCGTCGAAGAGGGCTTTGCGGCGCGCAAGCCGCTCTCGCGCAGACGCACCACGTAG